In Kitasatospora sp. NBC_00240, the following are encoded in one genomic region:
- a CDS encoding ABC transporter ATP-binding protein, with amino-acid sequence MIRLAGVGRSFPGPPPVTALHPSDLEIRRGEYVAVTGPSGSGKSTLLHLLGLLDTPSTGGYELDGIDTARLGDRDRSTLRGQRIGFVFQSFHLLAHRTAEENVLLAQLYNRTPRARRRDAAREALARVGLSHRTQALPSTLSGGERQRVAIARALVNRPSLLLCDEPTGNLDSANADTVLARFDDLHAQGFTLVVITHDPAVAARAQRSVRMSDGRLRELTGPAVDG; translated from the coding sequence GTGATCAGGCTGGCCGGCGTCGGCCGGAGCTTCCCCGGCCCGCCGCCGGTGACCGCGCTGCACCCGTCCGACCTGGAGATCCGCCGGGGGGAGTACGTGGCGGTCACCGGCCCGTCCGGCTCCGGCAAGTCCACCCTGCTGCACCTGCTGGGCCTGCTCGACACCCCCAGCACCGGCGGCTACGAACTCGACGGGATCGACACCGCCCGGCTGGGCGACCGGGACCGCTCGACCCTGCGCGGGCAGCGGATCGGCTTCGTCTTCCAGTCCTTCCACCTGCTGGCCCACCGCACGGCCGAGGAGAACGTCCTGCTCGCCCAGCTCTACAACCGCACCCCGCGCGCCCGCCGCCGGGACGCCGCCCGCGAGGCCCTGGCCCGGGTCGGCCTGTCGCACCGCACCCAGGCGCTGCCCAGCACGCTCTCCGGCGGCGAGCGGCAGCGGGTGGCGATCGCCCGCGCGCTGGTGAACCGCCCGAGCCTGCTGCTGTGCGACGAGCCGACCGGCAATCTGGACTCGGCCAACGCCGACACCGTGCTGGCCCGGTTCGACGACCTGCACGCCCAGGGCTTCACCCTCGTCGTCATCACCCACGACCCGGCCGTGGCGGCCCGCGCGCAGCGCTCGGTGCGGATGAGCGACGGCCGGCTCCGCGAGCTGACCGGGCCGGCGGTGGACGGCTGA